A window from Coregonus clupeaformis isolate EN_2021a unplaced genomic scaffold, ASM2061545v1 scaf1549, whole genome shotgun sequence encodes these proteins:
- the prrg4 gene encoding transmembrane gamma-carboxyglutamic acid protein 4 has translation MAMLLHLFILYQLLPCGNFACMRKLLHTTGTEDQSKEVFLEEEQANAFLGRHLLANRFDFELFTPGNLERECFEEVCNYEEAREVFENVPQTDDFWKKYKEDYDSRPSRLDVTALLVGLIVAGVAIVIVGLLVWYFCKGSCKDNLSRAGSVRVRPRRSNASLIMRRLDEVSLQPVLMPPLPLEEIDPPGLPSYEDAIGKTGTHDAPPPPYPGSQPGSIRR, from the exons ATGGCGATGCTTTTGCATTTATTCATACTGTATCAACTGCTTCCCTGTGGAAACTTTGCTTGTATGAGAAAGTTATTACACACCACAGGGACGGAGGACCAGTCAAAAGAAG TTTTCCTGGAAGAGGAGCAGGCAAATGCATTCTTAGGACGCCATCTATTGGCCAACCGATTTGACTTTGAGCTCTTCACTCCTGGGAATTTGGAGAGGGAGTGCTTTGAAGAAGTCTGCAACTATGAGGAAGCACGAGAGGTCTTTGAAAATGTCCCTCAGACA GATGACTTCTGGAAAAAGTACAAAGAGG ATTACGACTCGCGGCCATCGCGGCTGGATGTGACTGCCCTGCTTGTGGGTCTGATCGTGGCAGGGGTGGCCATCGTCATCGTCGGCCTGTTGGTCTGGTACTTCTGCAAGGGGAGTTGTAAGGATAACCTCTCACGTGCAGG CTCTGTCAGGGTGCGTCCAAGGCGCAGTAACGCCTCGCTGATCATGCGGAGACTGGATGAGGTCTCTCTGCAGCCCGTGCTCATGCCCCCACTCCCCCTGGAGGAGATCGACCCCCCTGGCCTGCCCTCCTACGAGGACGCCATCGGCAAAACCGGAACGCACGACGCCCCCCCTCCTCCTTACCCtgg GTCTCAACCTGGAAGTATTCGACGATAG
- the qser1 gene encoding LOW QUALITY PROTEIN: glutamine and serine-rich protein 1 (The sequence of the model RefSeq protein was modified relative to this genomic sequence to represent the inferred CDS: deleted 2 bases in 1 codon), translating into MDRNYPNSSFADPLAPPAQTVAWAYERSTASIKPSASYGATHLESELLHRQTYASTQLPTYTTTHHPTGLSGGFDSGANTTETSVMNFLSTMESRALQQAGPVGASLLPPFRTTTWQTGANSSTELFLTGALPSSATFPYPAPLSSYQHHGAFPSRSYTTTPSLALQDHAFSTSTNGLLSPHHDPLLQLKPSQATLPTSLAFDRLPAPSLGAALPPQSSTYRSAQESAPHLLQPQFGLLPLATQSAPQPYGVPVFSGSIERALQRECSVIKHHQRPSSSSHAVSEQLPGLQHSLQGYLGSGSGEGDVSFQQDPSRQTPVPCSPSIGTDSSQGVNSAQQPKTGVQSQAYPSSIPSPSRYRSSSTGAKTKDCSSKLAPDGGQGHPHSQGGSPESYPSPGQGPGLKQGSVIASQQTQPYTSAPLPSLLSTLSHSQSYITSQAYSSSPSDQLPSLYNTLPSFSGHSGNVASVSQSLVYCSSPGQGQENEGQYGAQVQGLCLGNLSQSSPSSHSQGAPNVSYLSQSQGQASVTQSQSYAAGQSLSASYPSASAQRLPTSNSGQGYTPFSSAPHAQALQNNFRSSVQDLKPAYCKLKLEGEIPIEDLQALQQVSLETSSLGGSGDMAAHNNNVVYVVSKMDDRYNTQSVIRSNSRAEDQLMGPKTTTNAQPMSAEELKQHSLMLKGPEPRQQNDQTHTQSAQNHTQNQYIRLPNSQVLLESNRDQQMVLIQQPLIHCGHNPSKVQPTPGSGHVPVQYLHMEGDHLISVSLNGSQRQPGAVGQNTITDSSILHLSSPKDTYSQSTNQQQDAKHHFALSSICFPESMLLADERNILSNVDDILAATAAACGVTPQDFVKATSAEGDMSDPKGHFQTVDARHQSPSFSSSSSQTSIITNTNSHNTMTLNGTHMTSDGHQFPKGEGHLGQQYSMSHSHTAVVNPRHDMGAGSPETGLLRKPGDEQNNSSPKGQSDHPSNRADGNPNGGHSENEYHLVGLGYDPSGHLNRGKANKQNPKGPKSSREKTALTSVPLTASPTPKRGSAPRLRPSHPFQRKRTSPRKKTVQAKRQNSRGSDPTSSPSTSTSEPVYDSYQQQERMRQKIREVEEQQPEVKTGFIGSFLDFLKSGPKQHFSSPPVRTPSRSRKPSASSKRPLCAIPPLPLKIQPPSAPLIGQEGHGVGVGVGGSSQQQQKCLDEELQKNLETLPSFSSDEDESSAGKNQALQNSISSALSALDEPSDRTHKADNRLSSSLLKPDQAPSMPHSSSKAQEQQRAAPKESSAAGSSSSATGSSGQEGAKPAPPGQLAVQLTSVAIEGLTDEELSDSGGEGMYRERDEFVVKNEDTGSLKVTLTSGQEPPAIWKVQKALLQKFVPELRDSKRVFSATNSYLGYFGDAKTMYRRVYVKFLDTVNKKEYVRVCNRKPRCKPMHSLRGSQAKALLGLKTPPRSVNSDPLATPTSQKPQSKPRPKQPKTKAEPPPKKRRKWKEEYSPSPSESSPEDEDEAEDDVPFSPRFLNTRTMKETFKSFVELLISVALDADVMSALERENDELLLPHMKRVDGMIWDNRRRLLPRLRVGQLFKTALDSFPEISVVTELKKDGETPAFKVRLSGKAYNRKNMKPSKSPSKLPLEYTVDQQKPQWFSLYHSLQHYKYHTYLMCKDEIASLRVQEGDMGQEETVQLCMRNGAWVEGLFDRFGELLNQVQQACL; encoded by the exons ATGGACAGGAATTACCCGAATTCCAGTTTCGCAGACCCGCTGGCCCCACCAGCACAGACCGTAGCCTGGGCCTATGAGCGGAGCACCGCAAGCATAAAGCCAAG TGCCAGTTATGGTGCCACACACCTGGAGTCAGAGCTCCTCCATCGGCAGACCTACGCATCCACCCAGCTGCCCACCTACACCACTACCCATCACCCTACAG GTCTGTCGGGGGGGTTTGACTCAGGCGCTAACACTACTGAGACCTCGGTCATGAACTTCCTGTCAACCATGGAGTCTAGAGCCCTGCAGCAGGCTGGTCCTGTCGGGGCCTCGCTGCTCCCCCCCTTTAGGACCACCACGTGGCAGACCG GCGCTAACTCCTCCACAGAGCTGTTCCTCACTGGTGCCCTGCCTTCCAGCGCCACATTCCCCTACCCcgcccccctctcctcttatcAGCACCATGGTGCCTTCCCCTCACGGAgctacaccaccaccccctccctGGCCCTCCAGGACCACGCCTTCAGCACCTCCACCAACGGCCTGCTCTCCCCCCACCACGACCCCCTGCTGCAGCTTAAACCCAGCCAGGCCACGCTACCTACCTCCCTGGCCTTCGACCGCCTCCCCGCCCCCTCCCTGGGCGCTGCCCTCCCTCCCCAGTCATCCACATATCGCTCGGCCCAGGAGTCGGCCCCCCACCTCCTGCAGCCCCAGTTTGGGCTACTCCCTTTGGCTACCCAGTCAGCCCCCCAGCCTTACGGGGTGCCCGTCTTCTCGGGCTCCATCGAGAGAGCACTTCAGCGGGAATGTAGTGTGATCAAGCACCACCAGAGGCCTTCTAGCAGCAGCCACGCTGTCTCGGAGCAGCTGCCTGGCTTGCAGCACTCCCTGCAGGGCTACCTAGGCTCAGGCAGCGGGGAGGGGGATGTCTCCTTCCAGCAGGACCCCTCACGGCAGACCCCAGTGCCCTGCAGCCCCTCCATTGGGACGGACTCCTCCCAGGGGGTCAACAGCGCGCAGCAGCCCAAGACGGGTGTGCAATCTCAGGCctacccctcctccatcccctccccctcTAGGTACCGCTCATCTTCCACGGGTGCCAAGACTAAAGACTGTTCTTCCAAACTTGCCCCGGATGGCGGACAGGGTCACCCCCACTCACAGGGGGGATCTCCAGAGAGCTACCCCTCCCCAGGGCAGGGGCCAGGGCTGAAGCAGGGTTCGGTGATCGCCAGCCAGCAGACTCAGCCGTACACATCGGCCCCGCtgcccagtctgctgtccactcTCAGCCACTCTCAGAGTTACATCACCTCCCAGGCAtactcctcttccccctcagacCAACTGCCTTCTCTCTACAACACCCTGCCCTCCTTCTCTGGCCATTCAGGCAACGTAGCGTCTGTCAGCCAGTCCCTGGTCTACTGCTCCAGCCCTGGGCAGGGCCAGGAGAATGAGGGCCAGTACGGAGCCCAGGTTCAGGGCCTGTGTCTGGGCAACCTCTCCCAGAGCTCCCCCTCCAGCCACTCTCAGGGTGCCCCTAACGTGAGCTACCTGTCTCAGTCCCAGGGGCAGGCTTCGGTCACTCAGTCTCAGAGCTACGCCGCAGGACAATCCCTCAGCGCCTCCTACCCCTCCGCCAGCGCCCAGAGGTTACCCACGTCAAACTCGGGCCAGGGCTACACCCCCTTCTCTTCAGCCCCTCATGCACAAGCCTTACAGAACAACTTCAGATCCTCAGTACAGGACCTAAAGCCAGCCTACTGCAAACTGAAACTGGAAGGAGAGATCCCCATTGAGGACCTCCAGGCTCTCCAGCAGGTCTCTTTAGAAACCTCCAGCCTGGGGGGCAGCGGCGACATGGCCGCCCACAACAACAACGTGGTCTACGTAGTCTCCAAAATGGATGACCGTTACAACACTCAGAGTGTGATCCGGAGCAACTCGCGCGCCGAAGACCAGCTCATGGGCCCAAAGACTACGACCAACGCCCAGCCCATGAGCGCTGAGGAGCTCAAACAGCACTCGCTCATGCTCAAAGGGCCCGAGCCACGGCAACAAAATGACCAGACCCACACCCAGTCAGCCCAGAACCACACCCAGAACCAGTACATCAGGCTCCCCAACTCTCAGGTTCTACTGGAGTCTAACCGTGACCAGCAGATGGTCCTGATCCAGCAGCCTCTCATCCACTGTGGTCACAACCCTTCCAAGGTGCAGCCAACCCCAGGGTCAGGCCATGTCCCAGTCCAGTACCTTCACATGGAGGGAGATCATCTGATCAGCGTCAGCCTCAATGGCAGCCAGAGACAGCCTGGGGCAGTAGGACAGAACACCATCACAGACTCCTCCATACTGCACCTCTCTTCGCCAAAGGACACTTATAGCCAATCGACCAATCAGCAGCAGGACGCCAAGCACCATTTCGCCCTGAGCTCAATCTGCTTCCCAGAGTCCATGCTGCTGGCGGACGAGAGGAACATCCTGTCCAACGTGGACGACATCCTGGCCGCCACGGCCGCCGCCTGCGGTGTCACGCCGCAGGACTTTGTCAAAGCCACGTCCGCCGAGGGCGATATGTCCGATCCCAAGGGTCATTTCCAGACTGTGGACGCCAGACACCAGTCACCTAGTTTCTCCTCTTCATCTTCCCAGACCTCCATCATCACCAACACTAACTCCCATAACACCATGACACTCAATGGCACTCATATGACCTCAGACGGACACCAGTTTCCCAAAGGGGAGGGGCATCTGGGGCAACAGTACTCAATGTCACACTCGCACACCGCTGTAGTCAACCCCAGGCACGACATGGGCGCCGGAAGCCCGGAGACGGGTTTGCTACGGAAGCCCGGAGACGAGCAGAACAACAGTTCGCCCAAAGGACAGTCGGATCACCCTAGCAACAGGGCCGATGGCAACCCCAACGGAGGCCACTCTGAGAATGAGTACCACCTGGTTGGCCTGGGGTACGACCCCTCAGGGCACCTCAACAGAGGCAAGGCCAATAAGCAGAACCCAAAGGGCCCAAAGTCATCAAGAGAGAAGACGGCCTTGACGAGTGTCCCTCTGACTGCTTCCCCAACCCCAAAAAGAGGGTCCGCTCCAAGGCTTCGGCCAAGCCACCCGTTCCAGAGGAAGAGAACATCC CCAAGGAAAAAGACAGTCCAGGCCAAGAGGCAGAACTCCCGGGGCAGCGACCCCACCagctccccctccacctccacctcggAGCCGGTCTACGACAGCTACCAGCAGCAGGAGAGGATGAGGCAGAAGATCCGTGAGGTGGAGGAGCAACAGCCTGAGGTCAAGACAGGCTTCATCGGCTCCTTCCTGGACTTCCTCAAGTCAGGTCCCAAACAGCACTTCTCCTCGCCCCCCGTACGGACACCCAGTCGCTCCCGCAAGCCCTCGGCTTCGTCCAAGCGGCCCCTGTGCGCCATACCGCCTCTACCCCTGAAAATACAACCTCCATCAGCCCCATTGATAGGCCAGGAGGGCcatggggttggggttggggtcgGGGGGAGCTCTCAGCAGCAGCAGAAGTGTCTGGACGAAGAGCTCCAGAAGAACCTGGAGACACTGCCATCGTTCAGCTCGGATGAGGATGAGAGCAGCGCGGGAAAGAACCAGGCCCTCCAGAACAGCATCAGCTCAGCCCTGTCGGCCCTGGACGAGCCCTCCGACAGGACACACAAAGCGG ACAACCgactctccagctctctcctgaAGCCAGACCAGGCTCCCAGCATGCCTCACTCATCCTCCAAAGCCCAGGAGCAGCAGAGGGCTGCGCCCAAGGAGTCCTCGGCAGCCGGTTCGTCGTCATCGGCGACTGGGTCGTCGGGGCAGGAGGGGGCGAAACCGGCGCCCCCAGGCCAGCTGGCCGTCCAGCTGACCAGCGTGGCCATAGAAGGACTGACGGACGAAGAGCTGTCGGACAGCGGGGGAGAGGGCATGTACCGCGAGAGGGACGAGTTTGTGGTAAAAAACGAGGACACAGGGAGCCTGAAg GTGACATTGACATCCGGACAGGAACCCCCAGCCATCTGGAAGGTCCAGAAAGCTCTGCTTCAGAAGTTTGTCCCTGAGCTGAGGGACAGCAAGAGGGTGTTCTCAGCCACTAACAGT TATCTGGGCTACTTTGGCGATGCTAAGACCATGTACAGGAGGGTGTATGTCAAGTTCCTGGACACGGTCAACAAGAAGGAGTACGTCCGGGTCTGCAACCGCAAACCACGCTGCAAGCCCATGCACTCCTTGAG AGGCTCCCAGGCGAAGGCACTGCTCGGTCTGAAGACCCCTCCCCGCTCAGTGAACTCTGACCCTCTAGCCACGCCCACATCACAGAAGCCCCAGTCCAAGCCTCGCCCCAAGCAGCCCAAGACCAAGGCAGAGCCCCCACCCAAAAAGAGGAGGAAGTGGAAGGAGGAGTACTCTCCGTCTCCCTCCGAGTCCTCTcctgaggatgaggatgaggctGAAGATGATG TGCCGTTTTCCCCTCGGTTCCTCAACACCAGGACCATGAAGGAGACGTTTAAGAGCTTTGTGGAGCTGCTGATCAGTGTTGCCCTGGATGCAGACGTGATGAGCGCTCTGGAGAGGGAGAACG ATGAGCTGCTGCTGCCCCACATGAAGAGAGTGGACGGGATGATCTGGGACAACAGGAGACGCCTGCTGCCCAGACTACGAGTGGGACAACTCTTTAAG ACGGCTCTGGACAGCTTCCCAGAGATCTCGGTTGTAACAGAGCTCAAGAAGGATGGAGAGACCCCAGCCTTTAAGGTGCGGCTCAGTGGGAAGGCCTACAACAGGAAGAACATGAAGCCTTCCAAGTCCCCCAGCAAACTGCCCCTG gaATACACAGTGGACCAGCAGAAACCCCAGTGGTtctccctctaccactctctACAGCATTACAAGTACCACACATACCTCATGTGTAAGGACGAG ATTGCATCTTTGCGGGTGCAGGAAGGGGACATGGGGCAGGAGGAGACGGTGCAGCTGTGCATGAGGAACGGAGCCTGGGTGGAGGGCCTGTTCGACCGCTTCGGAGAGCTCCTTAACCAGGTGCAGCAGGCTTGCCTATAG